The following proteins are encoded in a genomic region of Sorangiineae bacterium MSr12523:
- the pelF gene encoding GT4 family glycosyltransferase PelF: MKTGRGPKLRPGEVADVTLLLEGTYPFVSGGVSSWVHQIIRGLPEIRFSLVFIGGSPDKTEKLRYELPPNVVHLEEHYLSDVPKEQRVVARRGDEAFHQHARALHDMLATVGTVASPPSSSWSGGWPSLGQQPVTQQRVPRRVSGFVASGSTFESLAQAAREVLSPGPARGGALAEVLTPVVADMMKNPHGCERDFLFSERSWEMITERYESGARERSFLEYFWCVRSMHTPLFVMARAAESIPPSRAFHVISTGFAGFLGMLLNRARNVPLILTEHGIYTKERRIELLQASWIKDEDLPSETFGGMSGIGHFRQMWIRFFEALGTMTYAASNPIISLYEGNRARQVQDGADPSRTRVLVNGIDIARFAPLRAKRTQGVPRVLGLIGRVVPIKDIKTFIRTMRVVSTELPGTEGWIIGPEEEDPNYAAECHDLVKGLGLTGVVKFLGFQKVEDILPKLGLNVLTSISEAQPLVVLEAFAAGVPCVSSDVGCCRELIEGSSEQDRAIGTAGTVVKIADPEATGRAAVELLKDERAWYAAQKAGITRVERYYTQAQMIDRYRAVYQSALGGNG; the protein is encoded by the coding sequence ATGAAGACGGGTCGAGGTCCCAAACTCCGTCCCGGCGAGGTGGCGGACGTGACCTTGCTGCTCGAAGGAACGTACCCCTTCGTGAGCGGCGGCGTTTCGAGCTGGGTGCATCAGATCATCCGCGGGCTGCCGGAGATTCGCTTTTCCCTGGTGTTCATCGGCGGCTCGCCCGACAAGACGGAGAAGCTGCGCTACGAGCTGCCGCCCAACGTGGTGCACCTCGAAGAGCATTACCTCTCCGATGTTCCCAAAGAGCAGCGCGTCGTCGCCCGTCGCGGCGACGAGGCGTTCCATCAGCATGCGCGCGCGCTGCACGACATGCTGGCGACCGTCGGAACCGTGGCCTCGCCCCCATCGTCGTCGTGGAGCGGAGGTTGGCCATCGTTGGGCCAGCAGCCCGTAACGCAACAACGTGTTCCGCGACGCGTGAGCGGCTTCGTGGCCTCGGGTTCCACGTTCGAGAGCTTGGCCCAAGCTGCGCGTGAGGTCCTCTCGCCCGGTCCGGCGAGGGGTGGTGCGCTGGCCGAGGTCTTGACGCCCGTGGTTGCGGACATGATGAAGAACCCGCACGGCTGCGAGCGCGACTTCCTCTTCAGCGAGCGCTCTTGGGAGATGATCACCGAGCGCTACGAATCTGGCGCACGCGAGCGCTCCTTCCTCGAATATTTCTGGTGCGTGCGCTCGATGCACACGCCCCTTTTCGTCATGGCCCGCGCCGCGGAGAGCATCCCGCCGTCGCGCGCGTTCCACGTCATTTCCACGGGTTTTGCCGGCTTCCTCGGCATGCTCCTCAACCGCGCGCGCAACGTCCCGCTCATTCTGACGGAGCACGGCATCTACACGAAGGAGCGCCGCATCGAGCTCCTTCAAGCCTCGTGGATCAAAGACGAAGACCTGCCCAGCGAGACGTTCGGCGGCATGAGCGGCATCGGCCACTTTCGGCAGATGTGGATCCGCTTCTTCGAAGCGCTCGGCACCATGACGTACGCGGCGTCGAATCCCATCATCTCGCTCTACGAAGGCAATCGCGCGCGGCAGGTTCAAGACGGCGCCGACCCCTCGCGCACGCGGGTGCTGGTCAACGGCATCGACATCGCCCGCTTTGCGCCGCTCCGCGCGAAGCGCACGCAGGGCGTGCCGCGCGTGCTCGGTTTGATCGGCCGCGTGGTGCCCATCAAAGACATCAAGACCTTCATCCGCACCATGCGCGTCGTCTCGACCGAGCTCCCCGGCACCGAAGGCTGGATCATCGGCCCGGAGGAAGAGGACCCGAATTACGCTGCCGAGTGCCACGACTTGGTCAAAGGCCTGGGCCTCACCGGGGTGGTGAAGTTCCTCGGCTTCCAAAAGGTGGAGGACATTCTCCCCAAACTCGGGCTCAACGTGCTCACCTCGATCAGCGAGGCGCAGCCCCTGGTCGTGCTTGAGGCGTTTGCCGCCGGTGTGCCTTGCGTCTCCTCCGACGTGGGCTGCTGCCGCGAGCTCATCGAAGGCTCCTCCGAGCAAGACCGCGCCATCGGCACCGCGGGAACGGTGGTCAAAATCGCCGATCCCGAGGCCACCGGCCGCGCGGCCGTGGAGCTCTTGAAAGACGAACGCGCCTGGTACGCCGCGCAGAAGGCCGGCATCACCCGCGTCGAACGCTATTACACGCAGGCCCAAATGATCGACCGCTACCGCGCGGTGTATCAGTCTGCGTTGGGGGGCAACGGATAG
- a CDS encoding thioredoxin domain-containing protein, translating to MFVARPSSAVERFLFGCFIVCTLVCAGCKARAPDSKTGAAGAGASSEARTWVPLDETPLRGPATAALTLVVFCDYESPYCARAFEHLRGLRREYGDALRIQYRHNPLPIYEHSQSAAEAVAAAAEQGKFWAYHDRLTEHREALDRASLDRYATELGLDMNRFREALESERARKKVDGDSILAAQLQVRGAPVFFVNGRGIRGLRDYATYKRIFDEEWAAADALLKSGTEPAALYRRIAHDGSGPVDAGPVKEEPVPADNTPPPLDPNIVYKVETGDSPAKGPANAKVTIVLWSDFECARCGAFEKELDAALAPYERDVRVVWKFRPIPDHPAAMLAAETALAAGREGKFWEMHDLLFLGPVEGRAKLEGYAKKLNLDGARFREALDDRPYSESVAKDLALSEDLVIRNLPTFFINGKRMAEATVDAIRARVREELKGAARPYESIIAQGQEGLGLRAAELPPLPKGHYPVDVGTSPMRGPKDAPVTIVTFSDFQCPYCAKLEKTLDKVRAHYGDKVRIVWKDAPGTDIHPDAMGAHVAARAAGEQGRFWEMHDAIFSRPYVLGRAMLERHAERLGLDMDRFRRDMDSGKFEAAIREETEYGVSLAGPSGTPTVFVNGRLMPGAFPFETFRQVIDEALR from the coding sequence ATGTTCGTCGCGCGACCTTCTTCCGCCGTAGAACGATTTCTGTTCGGCTGTTTCATCGTTTGCACGCTCGTTTGCGCGGGGTGCAAAGCCAGGGCACCGGACTCCAAGACCGGGGCGGCGGGTGCGGGCGCGTCGAGTGAGGCACGCACCTGGGTTCCACTCGACGAAACACCGCTGCGCGGGCCTGCCACGGCAGCCCTCACCTTGGTGGTGTTTTGCGACTACGAGTCCCCGTACTGCGCCCGTGCTTTCGAGCATCTGCGTGGATTGCGGCGTGAGTACGGGGACGCACTTCGGATTCAATATCGGCACAATCCATTGCCCATTTACGAGCATTCGCAATCGGCGGCGGAAGCCGTGGCGGCGGCGGCCGAACAGGGGAAATTCTGGGCGTACCACGATCGGCTCACCGAGCATCGCGAGGCGTTGGATCGCGCGTCGCTCGATCGGTATGCGACGGAGCTAGGGCTCGACATGAATCGGTTCCGGGAGGCGCTCGAGTCCGAGCGGGCTCGGAAAAAGGTCGACGGTGATTCGATTTTGGCGGCGCAACTCCAGGTGCGCGGGGCGCCCGTGTTCTTCGTGAACGGGAGAGGCATTCGCGGTCTTCGGGATTATGCGACGTACAAGCGCATCTTCGATGAAGAATGGGCCGCGGCGGATGCTCTGCTGAAATCCGGCACGGAGCCGGCGGCGCTGTATCGCCGCATCGCGCACGACGGAAGCGGGCCGGTGGATGCAGGTCCGGTGAAGGAAGAACCGGTGCCGGCGGACAATACGCCGCCGCCGCTCGATCCGAACATCGTCTACAAGGTGGAGACGGGTGATTCACCGGCGAAAGGTCCGGCGAATGCGAAGGTGACCATCGTGTTGTGGTCGGACTTCGAGTGCGCGCGGTGTGGAGCGTTCGAAAAGGAGTTGGACGCGGCCCTGGCACCTTACGAGCGCGATGTTCGTGTGGTGTGGAAATTCCGGCCGATTCCCGATCATCCCGCAGCGATGTTGGCCGCCGAGACCGCGCTCGCCGCCGGACGCGAGGGAAAATTCTGGGAGATGCACGATTTGCTCTTTTTGGGGCCGGTGGAGGGGCGTGCAAAACTGGAGGGCTATGCGAAAAAGCTGAACCTCGATGGCGCGCGCTTTCGGGAAGCGCTGGACGATCGGCCGTATTCCGAATCGGTCGCGAAAGACCTGGCGCTCTCGGAGGATTTGGTCATTCGCAATCTGCCGACGTTCTTCATCAATGGCAAGCGGATGGCCGAGGCGACGGTGGACGCGATTCGTGCGCGCGTAAGGGAGGAACTGAAAGGCGCCGCACGCCCATACGAGAGCATCATCGCGCAGGGACAAGAAGGACTGGGGTTGCGCGCGGCCGAGCTGCCGCCGCTCCCCAAAGGGCATTATCCGGTGGACGTGGGAACCTCGCCCATGCGCGGGCCGAAGGATGCGCCGGTGACGATTGTCACGTTTTCCGATTTCCAGTGTCCCTATTGTGCAAAATTGGAAAAGACGCTCGACAAGGTGCGGGCGCATTACGGCGACAAAGTCCGCATCGTGTGGAAGGACGCACCAGGGACGGATATCCACCCGGACGCGATGGGGGCGCACGTTGCTGCGCGTGCGGCCGGCGAGCAGGGGCGCTTTTGGGAAATGCACGATGCGATTTTCAGCCGGCCTTACGTGCTCGGGCGCGCCATGCTGGAACGGCATGCCGAGCGGCTCGGGCTGGACATGGATCGATTTCGTCGCGACATGGATAGCGGGAAATTCGAGGCGGCGATTCGCGAGGAAACCGAATATGGCGTGAGCTTGGCCGGGCCGAGTGGAACACCGACGGTGTTCGTGAATGGACGCTTGATGCCGGGCGCGTTTCCGTTCGAGACATTTCGGCAGGTCATCGACGAGGCGTTGCGATGA
- the pelG gene encoding exopolysaccharide Pel transporter PelG: MAGIGFELRQHLQKESYTDLFRAYLVAGVVGSGPWLISICSLLLINFWGHAYSRDPEAITQFSATVTHLMATSLVVSGLVQLLFTRYVADRIFQKNADAIVPNLFGVLLLTVIGTGTLGSLVSLLLFPEGGHLAFRALLVTGFVLLCNTWVLTVLFSGMKAYRSVVVIFLGGYTVTVGASLALASYGAGGYLAGFCLGHGLMFFCMLVMVLRQYPSQRFIAFDFLNKKRVFPELALTGCLFNAAIWADKFIFWWNPVTSEPLIGPIRYSVVYDIPIFVAYLSIIPGMAVFFVRIETDFAESYELYYTAVRQGETLNELRRLRNGLVEAARAGIYDIFRIQGLAVAVLLLIGSKVLNLFRIPPFYLYLFRIDVVGVGFQVVLLGLFTILFYLDYRKLVLYMCAFFLVANVVLSLVSLHLGPRFYGFGFAVAVALTSVLTLGLLSRKLDRLDYETFMR; the protein is encoded by the coding sequence ATGGCAGGCATTGGTTTCGAGCTTCGGCAGCACCTGCAGAAGGAGTCGTACACCGACCTCTTTCGTGCATACCTGGTCGCAGGTGTCGTCGGCTCCGGGCCGTGGCTCATCTCGATCTGCTCGCTGTTGCTCATCAATTTTTGGGGGCATGCCTATTCGCGTGACCCCGAGGCGATCACGCAGTTCTCGGCGACGGTTACCCATCTCATGGCCACGTCGCTCGTCGTTTCGGGCCTCGTGCAGCTACTTTTTACCAGGTACGTCGCCGACCGCATTTTTCAGAAGAACGCCGACGCCATCGTCCCGAACCTATTCGGCGTTCTGCTCCTCACGGTCATTGGCACGGGCACGCTCGGCTCGCTGGTGTCGCTCCTCCTCTTTCCCGAGGGAGGGCATCTCGCATTCCGCGCGCTGCTGGTGACGGGCTTCGTGTTGCTCTGCAACACGTGGGTCCTCACCGTGCTCTTTAGCGGCATGAAGGCCTACCGGTCCGTCGTCGTGATCTTTCTCGGCGGCTACACGGTGACCGTGGGCGCTTCGCTCGCCTTGGCGAGTTACGGGGCCGGTGGCTACCTGGCGGGCTTCTGCCTGGGCCATGGCCTCATGTTCTTTTGCATGCTCGTGATGGTGCTGCGCCAATATCCGAGCCAGCGTTTCATTGCGTTCGACTTCCTCAACAAGAAGCGCGTCTTTCCCGAGCTGGCCCTCACAGGCTGCCTTTTCAACGCGGCCATCTGGGCGGACAAGTTCATCTTCTGGTGGAACCCGGTGACCTCGGAGCCGCTCATTGGCCCCATTCGGTACTCCGTCGTTTACGACATACCGATTTTCGTCGCCTACCTATCCATCATTCCGGGAATGGCCGTGTTCTTCGTGCGCATCGAGACCGATTTCGCCGAGAGCTACGAGCTGTATTACACCGCCGTGCGCCAAGGCGAGACGCTGAACGAGCTTCGCCGCCTTCGCAATGGGCTGGTCGAGGCGGCGCGCGCGGGCATCTACGACATATTCCGCATCCAGGGCCTGGCGGTGGCGGTGCTCCTTCTGATTGGCTCGAAGGTGTTGAACCTGTTTCGCATTCCGCCGTTCTACCTGTACCTGTTTCGCATCGACGTGGTGGGCGTCGGCTTTCAGGTCGTGCTGCTCGGCCTGTTCACGATTCTGTTCTACCTCGATTACCGAAAGCTCGTCTTGTACATGTGTGCTTTCTTCCTGGTGGCCAACGTCGTGCTCTCCTTGGTGAGCCTGCATCTCGGCCCCCGCTTCTACGGCTTCGGCTTCGCCGTGGCCGTCGCCCTCACCAGCGTACTCACCCTGGGCCTCCTATCGCGCAAGCTCGATCGGCTGGATTACGAAACGTTCATGCGCTGA
- a CDS encoding RlpA-like double-psi beta-barrel domain-containing protein, with protein MNTYGKVAFATVLWAMLGGCAANNGDTDTESQPNEGENQAAVSAAAAVTKTLYYEGACWWLKCANGNNATGACGYGCSDSQPRFARDYASRASCGTVVKVTANGKSVNAKVWDQSCCSRFEGTDGMLDALAIPHGDGTCTSKGHFTYGYGQKSATFYF; from the coding sequence ATGAATACGTATGGCAAGGTGGCCTTTGCAACCGTGCTTTGGGCCATGCTCGGAGGGTGTGCGGCCAACAATGGCGACACCGATACGGAGAGCCAACCGAACGAAGGCGAAAATCAGGCCGCCGTTTCGGCGGCGGCGGCCGTAACGAAAACCCTCTATTACGAAGGCGCGTGTTGGTGGCTCAAATGTGCCAATGGCAACAATGCCACGGGCGCGTGCGGATACGGCTGTTCGGACTCCCAGCCGCGTTTTGCGCGCGATTACGCGTCACGGGCCAGCTGCGGGACGGTCGTCAAAGTCACCGCAAATGGTAAAAGCGTGAATGCCAAAGTGTGGGATCAGTCGTGCTGCAGTCGATTCGAAGGAACCGACGGAATGCTCGATGCATTGGCCATCCCGCACGGTGATGGCACGTGCACCAGCAAAGGCCATTTCACCTACGGCTACGGCCAAAAGTCGGCCACCTTTTACTTCTAG
- a CDS encoding aminotransferase class I/II-fold pyridoxal phosphate-dependent enzyme, with protein sequence MKPIAARIRDFPTTVFTEFSALAQKHQAVNLGQGFPDFDGPEEIREAAVRAVRGGVNQYAVSSGAVVLKEAVAEHALRFYGQKVDPGSEVIVTNGATEALFDVTLGLVDPGDEVIVFEPYYDSYVANVTMAGGVPRYVLLRPPDADHARWWYDPAELEAQFTSKTKFILLNTPHNPTGKVFDRAELEHIASLCIRHDVLAVADEVYEHITFEPARHVRLATIPGMAERTITISSGGKSFSFTGWKVGWAIGTPALCSAVQKTHQFVTFAVAGPMQHAIAEALRLPDAYFIELAQSYRKKRDLLVEMLDTVGLRPIAPDGAYFVMAQIGHLGFPDDFEFCRYLTRDIGVAAIPPTAFYAEHHRVHGSHLARFAFCKRDETLLSAREKLLARLSAK encoded by the coding sequence ATGAAGCCCATCGCTGCGAGGATTCGCGATTTTCCAACGACGGTTTTCACGGAGTTCAGTGCGCTGGCGCAGAAGCACCAGGCGGTGAATCTTGGGCAGGGGTTTCCGGACTTCGATGGGCCCGAGGAGATTCGTGAGGCGGCCGTGCGCGCGGTGCGGGGTGGGGTGAACCAGTATGCGGTCTCGTCGGGGGCCGTGGTGCTGAAGGAGGCCGTGGCCGAGCATGCTCTGCGCTTTTACGGCCAGAAGGTGGACCCCGGGTCGGAGGTCATCGTGACGAATGGTGCCACCGAGGCGCTCTTCGATGTGACCTTGGGGCTCGTCGATCCGGGCGACGAGGTCATCGTGTTCGAGCCGTACTACGACTCGTACGTGGCCAACGTCACCATGGCCGGAGGCGTCCCGCGCTACGTGCTTCTGCGGCCGCCGGACGCGGACCATGCGCGCTGGTGGTACGATCCTGCCGAGCTCGAAGCGCAATTCACGAGCAAAACGAAGTTCATTTTGCTCAATACGCCGCACAACCCCACGGGCAAAGTCTTCGACCGCGCGGAGCTCGAACACATCGCCTCGCTGTGCATCCGCCACGATGTGCTGGCCGTCGCCGACGAAGTGTACGAGCACATCACCTTCGAGCCGGCGCGCCACGTTCGCCTCGCGACCATTCCTGGCATGGCCGAGCGCACGATCACCATCAGCAGCGGCGGAAAGTCATTCAGCTTCACGGGGTGGAAGGTCGGTTGGGCGATCGGTACGCCGGCTCTCTGCAGCGCCGTTCAGAAGACGCACCAATTCGTGACCTTCGCCGTGGCCGGGCCGATGCAGCATGCGATCGCGGAGGCATTGCGGCTCCCCGATGCGTACTTCATCGAGCTTGCCCAGAGCTACCGCAAGAAGCGCGATCTCTTGGTCGAGATGCTCGACACAGTCGGTCTGCGTCCCATCGCACCGGATGGTGCGTACTTCGTCATGGCGCAGATTGGCCATTTGGGCTTTCCCGACGACTTCGAGTTCTGCCGCTACCTCACGCGCGACATCGGCGTGGCCGCCATTCCGCCGACCGCCTTCTACGCGGAGCACCATCGCGTCCACGGAAGCCACCTCGCGCGCTTCGCATTCTGCAAACGCGACGAGACACTGCTTTCCGCGCGCGAAAAGCTGCTGGCGCGCCTTTCGGCAAAATAG
- a CDS encoding Flp family type IVb pilin codes for MKNQDIMKLVKDEKGATAIEYGLLLVAILLIVAGAYKKLGKAVKGAANDAKGEF; via the coding sequence ATGAAGAACCAAGACATCATGAAGCTCGTGAAGGATGAAAAAGGCGCGACGGCCATCGAGTACGGCTTGCTCCTCGTTGCCATTCTCCTGATCGTTGCCGGCGCGTACAAGAAGCTCGGCAAGGCCGTCAAGGGCGCCGCGAACGACGCCAAAGGCGAGTTCTGA
- a CDS encoding tetratricopeptide repeat protein has translation MRLYGYGLVCALSMALLGSSPALAAKPRSTPRPARSARDNVVRLATMLDDERTLAELKREGALNPRASEKSVLDAMRAFEALGDPEGAVDILRKRIARFPEETMPRVQLALLFERMGKSENAIPVWQALDEKFGLTTEQTVQYARVLSRVGRLEDALIVLKKHRPNPNEPPPKPPPPNPASHEPWIPPAQAYWRDVGTLAWQFDDSAEALDAYRRVWAADHRAPDASFRLMTLAAEVGAREEATAVALEGYKAEKNPRYLLFIAEQCERVEDWTCVARILNVPISEQALFEGREQFWLLRAEAYDHLGNKNAARDAYRAALRLNPGSVPIRLALLWDAIDRKETQTLSDYLNAWKDDVNGEPEMWSPYAIALVRLGRVREAIPFFQRRIRAQPGEYVTMLGYADALDLIHRGDMAQRLRHHAFAKLREGLVSRLQDPARLPPDEFHQLETHAELTRNLMGVQEGERWFSYAMTHSKPSEYREDFALGWYLGNDKPDYVKKRLASPESLRYERPIWDSYRLSLASTEDDRAEMARILGRSQTLGYAEKYKAELEIGRDDLAQATIQEQLVREEPIADEIELRKAQRDIFERHAPIGRVGGTYEYVDGLHLAGPDILAGHDVGRDWRLFYDGFGREMTSPNQSVTLPGDGRRFEADLGATLRFQQRDSIFEVGGGANYQPSNGGSKATAVPHLELYHARDFFRDRVSAVFSAKLNTQIDDTPFMRLAAVRDEVNVIGHFGITEHLYVVGDVLARENTSRTFEHLGSELGGSADLGVHILRRTPELNIAVRGSVYHRANVSAIPGDLQDVIPVGTAKDVEAYLAPSYRMISGVVQLTRGDFFERQRAERLPLPRYDCAAEFGYLFPQNAPAGGLRCSGSVRVSSHGYVSLLGSYTLGLFGIEDSTMFRTSLAYSQFFN, from the coding sequence ATGCGGTTGTACGGTTACGGCCTGGTGTGCGCCCTCTCGATGGCGCTCCTCGGAAGCTCGCCCGCGTTGGCGGCGAAGCCTCGCAGTACGCCGCGTCCTGCTCGGAGTGCGCGCGACAACGTCGTGCGCCTTGCGACCATGCTCGACGACGAGCGCACCTTGGCGGAGTTGAAACGCGAGGGCGCGCTCAATCCCCGCGCCTCGGAAAAATCGGTGCTCGACGCGATGCGCGCGTTCGAGGCACTGGGCGATCCCGAGGGTGCGGTGGACATCCTGCGAAAACGCATCGCGCGTTTCCCCGAGGAGACGATGCCGCGTGTGCAGTTGGCACTGCTCTTCGAGCGCATGGGCAAATCGGAAAACGCGATTCCCGTGTGGCAGGCCCTCGACGAGAAATTCGGCCTCACCACCGAGCAGACGGTTCAATACGCACGCGTGCTGTCGCGGGTCGGTCGCCTCGAAGACGCCCTGATCGTGCTGAAAAAGCATCGACCCAATCCGAACGAGCCGCCGCCCAAGCCCCCGCCGCCCAATCCGGCTTCGCACGAACCGTGGATTCCCCCCGCGCAGGCCTATTGGCGTGACGTGGGCACGCTCGCTTGGCAATTCGACGACTCGGCGGAGGCCCTCGATGCCTACCGGCGCGTCTGGGCCGCCGATCACCGCGCCCCCGACGCGTCCTTTCGCTTGATGACCCTGGCCGCCGAAGTGGGCGCGCGCGAGGAGGCCACCGCGGTCGCCCTCGAAGGTTACAAAGCGGAGAAGAACCCGCGATATCTGCTTTTCATCGCCGAGCAGTGCGAGCGCGTCGAAGATTGGACCTGCGTCGCGCGTATCTTGAACGTGCCCATTTCGGAGCAGGCCCTCTTCGAAGGTCGCGAGCAATTTTGGCTGCTGCGCGCCGAGGCGTACGACCATCTGGGCAACAAGAACGCGGCCCGCGACGCTTACCGCGCAGCCCTGCGGTTGAATCCGGGCTCGGTGCCGATTCGCCTGGCGCTCCTCTGGGATGCCATCGATCGCAAAGAGACGCAGACGCTGAGCGATTACCTCAATGCATGGAAGGATGACGTCAACGGCGAGCCGGAGATGTGGAGTCCTTATGCCATCGCGCTGGTCAGGCTCGGGCGCGTGCGGGAGGCGATTCCCTTCTTCCAGCGCCGCATCCGCGCGCAACCCGGGGAATACGTGACCATGCTCGGCTACGCCGACGCCCTCGACCTCATTCATCGAGGCGACATGGCGCAGCGTTTGCGGCACCACGCCTTTGCCAAATTGCGCGAAGGCCTCGTTTCTCGCTTGCAAGATCCGGCGCGCCTTCCGCCGGACGAGTTTCACCAGCTCGAGACGCACGCGGAGCTCACGCGCAACCTGATGGGCGTCCAGGAAGGCGAGCGCTGGTTTTCCTATGCCATGACCCACTCCAAGCCGTCGGAGTACCGTGAGGACTTCGCGCTGGGTTGGTATCTAGGCAACGATAAACCGGATTATGTCAAAAAGCGGCTCGCGTCGCCGGAATCGCTCCGCTACGAGCGCCCCATCTGGGATTCGTACCGTCTCAGCCTGGCGTCCACCGAGGACGACCGTGCGGAAATGGCACGGATTCTGGGGCGTTCGCAAACCTTGGGGTACGCCGAGAAATACAAGGCGGAACTCGAAATAGGACGCGACGATCTGGCGCAGGCCACCATCCAAGAGCAGCTTGTTCGCGAAGAGCCCATCGCCGACGAAATTGAACTGCGAAAGGCCCAACGCGATATCTTCGAACGACACGCTCCTATCGGGCGCGTCGGCGGCACGTACGAATACGTCGATGGCTTGCACCTTGCGGGACCGGACATCCTCGCAGGGCATGACGTAGGAAGAGACTGGCGTCTATTCTACGACGGCTTTGGTCGAGAAATGACCTCGCCCAATCAGTCGGTCACCCTTCCGGGTGACGGACGCCGGTTCGAGGCTGACTTGGGTGCAACCTTGCGTTTTCAACAACGCGACAGCATCTTCGAAGTCGGCGGCGGAGCCAACTACCAACCCAGCAACGGCGGTAGCAAAGCGACTGCCGTACCGCATCTCGAGCTCTACCACGCGCGCGATTTCTTTCGCGATCGGGTGAGCGCCGTGTTCAGCGCGAAGCTGAACACTCAAATTGACGACACGCCCTTCATGCGTCTCGCCGCCGTGCGGGACGAAGTCAACGTCATCGGCCACTTCGGAATTACGGAGCACCTTTACGTCGTGGGCGATGTACTTGCGCGCGAAAACACCTCGCGCACCTTCGAACACCTGGGATCGGAACTTGGCGGCTCGGCCGACCTCGGGGTTCACATCTTGCGCCGCACCCCCGAGCTGAATATCGCGGTTCGAGGCAGCGTCTACCACCGCGCCAACGTGTCGGCGATTCCGGGAGATCTTCAGGATGTCATTCCCGTCGGCACCGCGAAGGACGTCGAAGCCTACCTCGCTCCGTCTTACCGCATGATCAGCGGCGTTGTGCAGTTGACACGCGGCGACTTCTTCGAGCGACAGCGAGCCGAACGGTTGCCGCTACCGCGTTATGACTGCGCGGCGGAATTTGGATATCTCTTTCCCCAGAACGCGCCAGCGGGGGGACTTCGTTGCTCGGGCAGCGTTCGCGTCTCCTCCCATGGCTACGTGAGTCTCCTGGGCTCCTACACCCTCGGCCTCTTCGGCATCGAGGATTCGACGATGTTTCGCACGAGTCTTGCGTATTCGCAGTTCTTCAATTGA
- a CDS encoding Flp family type IVb pilin, protein MNKDIMKLVKDEKGATAIEYGLLLVAILLIVAGAYKKLGKAVKGAANDAKGEF, encoded by the coding sequence ATGAACAAAGACATCATGAAGCTCGTGAAGGATGAAAAAGGCGCGACCGCGATCGAGTACGGTCTGCTCCTCGTCGCCATCCTCCTCATCGTTGCTGGCGCCTACAAGAAGCTCGGCAAGGCCGTCAAGGGCGCGGCGAACGACGCCAAGGGCGAGTTCTGA